The nucleotide sequence AGATTGTGAGAAGCATATCGGTCGAGAGGAATCTCGAAGGCCATGTCGGTAAAGAGAGCGTCGCTGTCCATCCACCAGATCCACTCCAACTCCGGGTGCGCGAGCATCAGACGGCGGATCAGCGGGAGCTTCGCCCAGTACCCTGCGAGCTCCTGGTCTAGATGCGCCATATTGTAGACGATCTCGATCCCATGGATGCGGCAATAATCGATCTTGTTCTTGGTGCCCTTCAGAAGGTAATGGTCGCCAATGGCGTTGTCGCATGGGTTGGGCGGCGATCCAGTGACAAGTAAGGTCCTCGGCTTGCCGGTAGCGATCCGGTTCGGGAACCCTGGGTTCTCGGTCAGCCACCGCCGCCGCTGCTCGTCCCAGTCGGAGATCTTGGAGCCGAGGGTGTAGTTGGCAACGGCGTCGAGGACGTCGGAAGAGGTATAGTTGAGAGCGGCGGCAGCGGAGTTAAATCCGAACGGGATCTGGTCGCCCTCGTCCGGGTCGGAGTCCGAACGGATCTCGCGAAGGATGCGGTCTATGTCCTCGACAACCTTCTTGTCGGAGTCTTCGGAGGCCTCAGAGCCTCCGCCGGCGCCGATGAGGCTCCCGATGCCAACGGTGCCGCGGAGGACGAGAATGGTGACGACACCGCAGAGGACGGTGATCTTAAGGTTGTTGAACGTCTTGCGGATCTGTCGGCGACGGGTAAGCCTGGAGCGGGCGGGGCCGGGGAGGTCTCTCGCCGGCGTCGTCTTGCCTTCCTGCCTCATCACGGGATTCTTCTTCGGCGGAGGAGGAGACGACGACGCCGCCGATAGGTCGTCAATGACGTATTTGTTCTACCTATGCTGATGGCAATTGATCCTCTAACTCACCGTACATGAAACGCGCCATTTTGATTGGTTGTTTCTTTCTCTACGTCCACTTTAACAACGTTCACTCCTGTTTCCTGTCGCAGTCGGTGGATGGAAATCCTCCTAGAATTGGAAGGTCAAATATTTTAgtgttaattaataaaaatttaccaaaactttaaaaaaatacatgGCGAGGAAATTTTGATGGGATGAGACTAATGATCTCTAAAAGTAATCGGTATAAATTTAATATACCgtataaatttcaaaaaaaaaaaaaactcttttctaATTGAAGCACTcttatttcatttcttatcataaaaaaataaataaataatttgtttGTGCAAATATTAATGacgtaaaatttaattttgaatttaagatattaatttaattgattaaattaaaatagaGGTCATTAGTCAATTGCTAATCTCCATCACACGTGATTGATGGATTTGATTGTACATCGGCTTTTCgattttatcaaattaattaaattttcatcagttataaaaaattgatttattatatttaatagaTTAAGTTTGTTTTTATGGCATTTATTTGGGGCTTAAAACATTTACATATATACAGCTATAAAAATGTTTTTGCAAACTGTTGCTCATGGTCAAGCACGATAATACATAATTATACTTTCGATCACATAAATAACATTTCGATTTTAATTTCTCAGTAGGGTGAAAAATGAACCGGCCGCTCCGGTTGATGAAGAGTCTGCAGGGGCGGCGTAGAGGCTCCGATCACCGAGTCCCTACGATCGATCAATATAaaggattaattaattaattaatgcaaTAGGCGATCGAACTTGGAAGTAAAGAATTATTAGAGTAAGAAATTAAGCTCATCGATGGCCGTCTTCAACCTTCAACTTACTGCTGAGGCGGCCGAGAAGCCCAGAGCGAGCTCAGGGCGCGAAGGCGGGTGTAGTATTCTCCGATCGCCAGGAAGCATCTCGCCGCTTGCCGGACGGTCAGAGTCCGGCGCAACTGGTGGATCATCTGCTGTCTCAAGTTGTCGGCCTGCACGTGCAGGTCAATTAGTATTCACCGCCGGGGGAAAAAAAATAAGATGATCGGAAAGTCGATCGGCCGGCaggaattaattttatatattcttaATTACTTGGCGGACGAATCCTTCGAGATTAGCGAGCTTGTCGAGCGCAACGACCATCTGGTTCATGTAGTTTCCGACGTCAACGGTGGAGGTGTCCGTGCTGAGAGAGGCGGCGCCGCCGGCGACGGTGTCGATGAGGGAGCAATGGAGCTGGAGGAGGCCCTGCGACAGCGCCTCCTCCGCCTGGTGCGACGACTGCTTGAGATTGCACATCCCCACCAGTTGCTGCTCCGTCAATGGGTCCAGCTGAGGGATGAGGACCTTGAGGAGGTCGGAGGGCCGGAATCCGCCGATCCAGAGGAAGCAGCGCTCGGCCGGAGTCATCCAGGCGCCGTTGAGAAGGTGGAAGACGTCGGAGTTGACGGTGATGGCTTTGAGGCGGAAGAGGTGGTCGTAGTTGGCGATGCAGTCGTCGAGGATGGTGCTGAGGTTTCCGTCGGGGAGGCGAGAATGGAGGGCGGCGCGGAGGCCGGCGATGTGCTTGCAGTTGTCGTCCAGCCACCGGGCGTATTCCACGTCGAACATGGCAGCTCCTGCACCAGACTAGAccatgaatttatttttaatacataaaaaataaattaaatattattttaaaattactctttattttagtattttttaaaaatataaaaaatttattttctaaagctTAAATGGGGATTAGAGCATCAATAGTTACCTATCtaaatattttactttaaatttttaatattataattaaaatttttttacattaGCTACCCTATCTAttcattaaattttatatttatgaacaataatttttcaaatttaatgaaTTTTTTCCATTCCTTAAATATTATgcgaagagagaaaaaaataaggaaaatgattaTAATGTAGTAAAAaatggatatctaaatttaataaaatacttttttttaatcttaaattatatattttttataaagaagTTGGTGTGAATGATCTTATAATACTCGTTTAACATCCCTTACTATTATAAGTAGACATTAAAATGTTCAGTCACATGGAGGAGGATGAACACCGTCCATCtctttcctatttttttattatttttctttttttaaacagTAATAATATATCTGATTATTACCTATATTTTTTCAACCGTTTGgatttgtattttatattattttgtttatttataatttattttaatttaattcgaattaaattttaaaaaaaataaaagtaccatatggatatttttgaaataaaaaagatGATGTGTTTTtgtcaatttaataaaaaaaaaatgtcataGCTATGAGTAATTTAAGCCAAAAACTACTATAATGGATATAAAATAAAGATATTTTAGGATTTATTTATTTCAAcaggaaaacaaaaataaacggtactatttttaaaaatttacccTTAATTAGTTATAATTGCATCCAAATTTAGCTATGGTAAACACTCATGATGGGTTAGAGCATCTATAATAAGGAATATTTtgaaagaatatatatatttctctaaatatcttcaaaattttaaatattaagagGATATTATGGTGcagagtttttaaaatcatgatcgtacttaatatctttattttttataacaaaaaaaataaaaaacatatttaATGATATAATTTGAAATATTTGATAGTGGGGGTATTTAATAACTGGACCTCCCAAATAGTTAGTTTGTGAGATATTGAATGGTAAAATTTAAGATATTTAAGGAATAAGATATTTGAGTGAATATATATTTAATAGAAATATTCAATCTTATTGTAGATGCTGGTtgtatatataaacatgaacataataataaatgaaaatattaaagagaaagtcaaaaataatttttaaaatgttataTTTATGAAATGTAAATTGTACAAATGTGCATATTAAATAAGAAAGATgaatattaaaaaaagatttaattaataataataataataaaataagataaatttatttaaatataaatgataatataacATAAGATAAGATAAAATTTAATGATAAAAAATTCATCCCTGACTAGTAAGTGACAATTTGATTGTTATTATTCTAAAAACTTTCTAATAGTAATGGTTATTTATTGTCGTAAATCTCAAATTTAAGATATTTACACAAAGAGAAGCTAATAGAATCATAGATAGGAGCAAAGTGAAAAATCtttatgtgatttttattacCTGAACTAACAGCTCCATTTGCACTCCCTCCTACCCCCACCATGAGCCCCTAATTAACATCAACAAATCAAAATTTACTCAATCAAAAACTAACTAATCCACTGGATTATTAATTAAACCATCTAACACCTGTGATTTAGCTCTTTGGAGTTCTTGCTCAAGCTGCTGAAGCCTTATCCTACTCGACTCCAATTGTTGCACATAAGCCTTGAGATCGATCAAACAAACAATTATTCCAAATTACTAGTAGTTTTTTGTAAAAACAAAAAAATCACCTTTTTTCTCAGTCTGCTCTTCTTCGCTGCCTCTCTATTTTGAGCCAAACGCCTCAgagtctaattaattaattaattaaaaaatcaaaattaggcAAATCTAAATCTCGCAAGTATCTTTAATATGTTTAATTAATCGCTAAAGCAGCTTTCGTGGAAGAATAATATTCCACACTTTGTTTAATTTAGTGGAGAAAGAAAAgtttaattaagaaattaatgaTGATGGATTAAGAACCTTGGCATCGAGTTTCTTTCCACCTTTCCCTGTCATTGAACCGGTCATATTATTTTTCTGAAAAAACCCAaacaatttgaaaattttcagaaATCGACAGAGAGATTTGGG is from Zingiber officinale cultivar Zhangliang chromosome 7B, Zo_v1.1, whole genome shotgun sequence and encodes:
- the LOC122007335 gene encoding transcription factor HBP-1b(c38)-like isoform X2, which produces MANNQNHRATATAHLAAPGPSSQAIARFFDDEGGGGSYFGELEEALVQLRESSSAGDRNCAATLEIFPSWPTRVRPFVGFEKKVETCRSSSDSAAAGCGGAAFMAAATAAASAGTTTSESSRPSPLDKKNNMTGSMTGKGGKKLDAKTLRRLAQNREAAKKSRLRKKAYVQQLESSRIRLQQLEQELQRAKSQGLMVGVGGSANGAVSSGAAMFDVEYARWLDDNCKHIAGLRAALHSRLPDGNLSTILDDCIANYDHLFRLKAITVNSDVFHLLNGAWMTPAERCFLWIGGFRPSDLLKVLIPQLDPLTEQQLVGMCNLKQSSHQAEEALSQGLLQLHCSLIDTVAGGAASLSTDTSTVDVGNYMNQMVVALDKLANLEGFVRQADNLRQQMIHQLRRTLTVRQAARCFLAIGEYYTRLRALSSLWASRPPQQ
- the LOC122007335 gene encoding transcription factor TGA2.1-like isoform X1, coding for MANNQNHRATATAHLAAPGPSSQAIARFFDDEGGGGSYFGELEEALVQLRESSSAGDRNCAATLEIFPSWPTRVRPFVGFEKKVETCRSSSDSAAAGCGGAAFMAAATAAASAGTTTSESSRPSPLDKKNNMTGSMTGKGGKKLDAKTLRRLAQNREAAKKSRLRKKAYVQQLESSRIRLQQLEQELQRAKSQGLMVGVGGSANGAVSSGAAMFDVEYARWLDDNCKHIAGLRAALHSRLPDGNLSTILDDCIANYDHLFRLKAITVNSDVFHLLNGAWMTPAERCFLWIGGFRPSDLLKVLIPQLDPLTEQQLVGMCNLKQSSHQAEEALSQGLLQLHCSLIDTVAGGAASLSTDTSTVDVGNYMNQMVVALDKLANLEGFVRQADNLRQQMIHQLRRTLTVRQAARCFLAIGEYYTRLRALSSLWASRPPQQDSVIGASTPPLQTLHQPERPVHFSPY
- the LOC122007334 gene encoding probable glycosyltransferase 2 encodes the protein MRQEGKTTPARDLPGPARSRLTRRRQIRKTFNNLKITVLCGVVTILVLRGTVGIGSLIGAGGGSEASEDSDKKVVEDIDRILREIRSDSDPDEGDQIPFGFNSAAAALNYTSSDVLDAVANYTLGSKISDWDEQRRRWLTENPGFPNRIATGKPRTLLVTGSPPNPCDNAIGDHYLLKGTKNKIDYCRIHGIEIVYNMAHLDQELAGYWAKLPLIRRLMLAHPELEWIWWMDSDALFTDMAFEIPLDRYASHNLVIHGYPDLLFEKNSWIALNTGSFLLRNCQWSLDLLDAWAPMGPKGPIRDEAGKILTAKLQGRPAFEADDQSALIYLLLSQKNRWVDKVYIENSYYLHGFWTGLVEKFEEMMEKHHPGLGDERWPFVTHFVGCKPCGSYGDYPVERCLKNMERAFNFADNQVLRMYGFSHGNLTTHKIKRTKKQTEKPLEFLNQLNPEAKIETKG